A genomic segment from Phragmites australis chromosome 6, lpPhrAust1.1, whole genome shotgun sequence encodes:
- the LOC133922327 gene encoding large ribosomal subunit protein eL43z isoform X1, producing MPMQTKRTKKAGIVGKYGTRYGASLRKQIKKMEVSQHSKYFCEFCGKFAVKRKAVGIWGCKDCGKVKAGGAYTMNTASAVTVRSTIRRLREQTEA from the exons ATGCCTATGCAGACGAAGCGCACCAAGAAGGCCGGAATCGTTGGCAAATATG GCACTAGGTATGGTGCTAGCTTGCGTAAGCAAATCAAGAAGATGGAGGTGTCTCAGCACTCCAAgtacttctgcgagttctgtggGAAG TTCGCTGTGAAGAGGAAAGCAGTTGGAATTTGGGGATGCAAGGACTGCGGGAAGGTCAAGGCTGGTGGTGCTTATACCATGAA CACTGCTAGTGCGGTCACGGTCAGGAGCACAATCCGTCGCTTGAGGGAGCAGACCGAAGCGTGA
- the LOC133922325 gene encoding uncharacterized protein LOC133922325: MEGAEGLGSAPAAAQQQQIRVVRCPKCDKLLPELPNYSIYVCGGCGATLQANKNSASDTSSEKSDSEHVKYLQVLESLPDKKGVASEASCAVQEADATKVEARPGERFVPNRMAAAHSQSGFSFDDNRTISTVVLEPALRDDSREIREAKYRRARHEEKGAAKEPTRLRDRSPRSVVNSIAPNAYPGEGPSEYHMKPGFRNANGEHADRRNSDGPSRVNGLEKDRSELLRMLDELRDQVQRSCEIADKPSGSASTNRVVDASNSHNPHERLSRLRYGSPQLQRDGSQRSPSLNGQTPVIPHAYPSVPAQQDLHGYREPVANMAPPSYPVGPYPWRNFDNYFHGQYAPDPLISYHHDGFYHQPACTCLHCYHREFLPVHGAPLGFNHRGAPYLMNNPSLYPVEGPLMFGAQSYNPRGINALMRRNHMRAAMSRKPPQTCEPIANGAPFTICYNCYEVLQLPKKSLLLGKDEYKLRCGSCSHAIVVRLDGSRLDVSAPTPVSRLSSGSKNCSNNGQGSNGHDVDLRLLPSYSFSVGSHCSQEKDLPSNSSEADKMQSISSSPSISEDDNSPARSNSQKHSSGSRDLPPDAEVVIRVPSLPLRDHFGYSPSERVVHGSGKGSRSTWSEHEKGVLTESFKPNTVKDVPVASVLDLSDDEYDDPDYSQDPGAVAKYVDHPRATKSGDSFFSNLIKKSFKINGGMGNGRAKVFINGYPISDRAVRKAEKIAGPIYPGEYWYDYRAGFWGVMGQSCLGMILPYIPEFNYPMPKNCAGGNTGVFINGRELHQKDLDLLVGRGLSDSPDRSYRVEISGKVFDEVSGEELYCLGKLAPTVEKMKRGFGMRVPRIIQ; encoded by the exons ATGGAGGGGGCGGAGGGTTTGGGCtcggctccggcggcggcgcagcagcagcagatacGGGTGGTGCGGTGCCCCAAGTGCGACAAGCTCCTGCCGGAGCTGCCCAATTACTCCATCTACGTCTGCGGCGGATGCGGCGCCACCCTCCAAG CTAACAAGAATTCAGCATCTGATACTTCTTCAGAGAAGTCTGATTCTGAACATGTGAAGTACCTTCAAGTTCTTGAGAGTTTACCAGATAAGAAAGGAGTAGCATCTGAAGCTAGTTGTGCTGTCCAAGAAGCTGACGCCACTAAAGTTGAAGCTAGGCCAGGAGAGAGATTTGTACCCAACAGAATGGCAGCTGCACACAGCCAATCTGGATTCAGTTTTGATGATAACCGAACCATAAGCACCGTGGTGCTTGAACCTGCGCTTAGAGATGACAGCAGGGAAATTCGGGAGGCAAAATACCGGCGCGCTCGTCatgaagaaaaaggagcagcAAAAGAACCAACGAGACTAAGAGACAGATCTCCAAGGTCCGTGGTTAACAGCATTGCCCCTAATGCTTATCCTGGAGAAGGCCCATCTGAGTATCATATGAAGCCGGGATTCAGAAATGCCAACGGTGAGCATGCTGACAGGAGAAATTCGGACGGTCCTAGCAGAGTTAACGGGCTTGAGAAAGACCGTTCTGAGCTATTGCggatgcttgatgagttgagggACCAGGTGCAGAGATCTTGTGAGATCGCTGACAAGCCAAGTGGAAGTGCTTCCACAAATAGAGTGGTGGATGCCTCAAATTCGCATAATCCTCATGAGCGGCTGAGTCGACTGCGGTATGGTTCACCTCAGCTGCAACGGGACGGTTCTCAGCGCTCACCATCCTTGAATGGGCAGACACCTGTTATTCCTCATGCTTATCCTTCAGTGCCTGCACAGCAAGACCTTCATGGATATCGGGAACCCGTCGCAAACATGGCCCCCCCTAGCTATCCTGTTGGCCCGTATCCATGGAGAAATTTTGATAATTATTTCCATGGACAGTATGCTCCTGACCCTCTGATCTCTTATCACCATGACGGCTTCTACCATCAGCCTGCTTGCACTTGCTTACATTGTTACCACCGTGAGTTCTTACCAGTTCATGGGGCTCCCCTGGGTTTCAACCATCGCGGGGCACCATATCTTATGAACAATCCCAGCTTGTACCCTGTAGAAGGTCCATTGATGTTTGGTGCACAGAGTTACAATCCAAGAGGTATAAATGCTTTGATGCGACGCAATCACATGAGGGCCGCCATGAGTAGAAAACCTCCACAGACTTGTGAACCAATTGCCAATGGTGCCCCATTTACAATATGCTACAACTGCTATGAGGTGCTGCAGCTTCCCAAGAAGTCTCTCTTGCTGGGGAAAGATGAGTACAAGTTGCGTTGCGGTTCATGCTCACATGCAATTGTGGTCAGACTTGATGGAAGCAGGCTTGATGTTTCAGCACCTACTCCAGTTTCACGCCTATCATCTGGAAGTAAAAATTGCTCCAATAATGGCCAAGGAAGCAATGGACACGATGTTGATTTGAGGCTGCTTCCATCTTATAGTTTTTCTGTAGGCAGTCATTGCTCTCAAGAAAAAGATCTACCCTCGAACTCAAGTGAAGCGGATAAAATGCAAAGCATATCATCGTCTCCCAGCATTTCTGAGGATGATAATAGCCCAGCAAGATCTAATTCACAGAAGCACTCCTCTGGGTCTAGGGACCTTCCTCCTGATGCTGAAGTGGTTATCCGTGTTCCAAGTTTACCTCTCCGCGATCATTTTGGATATTCTCCATCAGAGAGGGTGGTTCATGGGTCAGGCAAAGGAAGCAGAAGTACCTGGTCTGAACACGAAAAGGGTGTGTTAACTGAAAGTTTCAAGCCAAACACAGTGAAAGACGTACCTGTAGCGAGCGTGTTAGACTTGTCAGATGATGAATACGACGATCCTGACTACAGTCAAGATCCAGGTGCTGTGGCGAAATATGTCGACCACCCGAGGGCCACAAAATCGGGTGATTCTTTTTTCTCCAACCTGATAAAGAAGAGCTTTAAAATTAATGGCGGAATGGGCAATGGCAGAGCTAAGGTTTTCATCAATGGCTATCCCATCTCTGATCGTGCCGTCAGGAAGGCTGAGAAGATAGCTGGGCCAATCTATCCCGGTGAATACTG GTATGACTACCGTGCCGGATTCTGGGGAGTTATGGGACAGTCCTGCCTTGGCATGATACTC CCATATATTCCGGAATTTAACTATCCTATGCCGAAGAACTGTGCTGGTGGAAATACTGGTGTATTCATCAACGGGAGAGAACTTCATCAGAAGGATTTGGATTTACTCGTGGGTCGTGGACTTTCAGATTCTCCTGATAGATCATATAGAGTTGAAATTTCTGGTAAAGTATTCGATGAAGTATCTGGTGAAGAGCTTTATTGCCTTGGCAAACTTGCACCAAC GGTGGAGAAAATGAAACGCGGTTTCGGCATGCGAGTCCCaaggatcatccagtga
- the LOC133922326 gene encoding large ribosomal subunit protein eL43z-like — protein sequence MPMQTKRTKKAGIVGKYGTRYGASLRKQIKKMEVSQHSKYFCEFCGKFAVKRKAVGIWGCKDCGKVKAGGAYTMNTASAVTVRSTIRRLREQTEA from the exons ATGCCTATGCAGACGAAGCGCACCAAGAAGGCCGGAATCGTTGGCAAATATG GAACTAGGTATGGTGCTAGCTTGCGTAAGCAAATCAAGAAGATGGAGGTGTCTCAACATTCCAAgtacttctgcgagttctgtggGAAG TTTGCTGTGAAGAGGAAAGCAGTTGGAATTTGGGGATGCAAGGATTGCGGGAAGGTCAAGGCTGGTGGTGCTTATACCATGAA CACTGCTAGTGCGGTCACCGTCAGGAGCACAATCCGTCGCTTGAGGGAGCAGACTGAAGCGTGA
- the LOC133920608 gene encoding uncharacterized protein LOC133920608, with product MPWFPAVPPALAAADGGRIKKRAGLPKLLHKLFIKVLRLRPASSAEDAYYGYRMGTDEEYCYYYSYGGAGSSWAGVLSSIPEEDSSEEGTLDVCPGPTVLRKAQSERFVVGPPDAATVVHVEVLL from the coding sequence ATGCCGTGGTTTCCAGCCGTGCCGCCCGCACTGGCGGCCGCCGACGGGGGACGGATCAAGAAGCGTGCGGGGCTCCCGAAGCTGCTGCACAAGCTCTTCATCAAGGTGCTCCGCCTCAGGCCCGCGTCGTCGGCGGAGGACGCGTACTACGGCTACCGGATGGGCACCGACGAGGAGTACTGCTACTACTACAGCTACGGCGGCGCCGGGTCGTCGTGGGCCGGCGTTCTGTCCTCCATCCCGGAGGAGGACAGCTCCGAGGAGGGCACCCTGGACGTCTGCCCCGGCCCCACCGTGCTCCGGAAGGCCCAGTCGGAGCGGTTCGTCGTCGGCCCGCCCGATGCCGCCACCGTCGTGCACGTCGAGGTCCTCCTGTAG
- the LOC133922327 gene encoding large ribosomal subunit protein eL43z isoform X2: MTKRTKKAGIVGKYGTRYGASLRKQIKKMEVSQHSKYFCEFCGKFAVKRKAVGIWGCKDCGKVKAGGAYTMNTASAVTVRSTIRRLREQTEA, translated from the exons ATG ACGAAGCGCACCAAGAAGGCCGGAATCGTTGGCAAATATG GCACTAGGTATGGTGCTAGCTTGCGTAAGCAAATCAAGAAGATGGAGGTGTCTCAGCACTCCAAgtacttctgcgagttctgtggGAAG TTCGCTGTGAAGAGGAAAGCAGTTGGAATTTGGGGATGCAAGGACTGCGGGAAGGTCAAGGCTGGTGGTGCTTATACCATGAA CACTGCTAGTGCGGTCACGGTCAGGAGCACAATCCGTCGCTTGAGGGAGCAGACCGAAGCGTGA